From the genome of Magnolia sinica isolate HGM2019 chromosome 12, MsV1, whole genome shotgun sequence:
ccatagtatttattttccatctaatatgttcatatggtcacacagatctaaataaagagagaaaaaattaacatattaatctaaaacttctatgaccccggtagggtttcaatggcaaacgttcaatcacaaagctttttgcagtgtgatccatTGATCTTTATTTGTCCTATTTTTCGGTTCAACCCATAGGACTAGTTCgcaaattgaatggacggttgtgatataacacatacctcatgatggtaTCCATGGAACCTGGTGCCAACAACAAATAAGCCCATGGTAAGTGGtggctggtacaccagccaatccacttccggttCATACTATATCCATGTAGAGAGGGAcagaaagcggattggctggtgcaccacacgCCACCCATCTCACCAGTGTGTTGACGTTAGCAAGTCATGTTACCGGTGTGTTGACAACACGGCAAAAAGTTgcaggggattgaatgtctaccattgaaatcattttggggtcacagaagttttggatgaatatgatatttgtttttcatctttttccagttatgtgtgaccttattaatagattggatagaaaataaaccataCCATGGGTCCTACTAATGTCTTAATCATAAGAATcactgtcccactgctatttgggGTGGTCGGTCAAACAAtcattcactccaaaagcttaagctatcAGAGTGTGGTATATCAATGTATATTAAGAGATTTTATCACTTTAATagggtctacttaagctttggatatgactcatttttaggctctcTGGTCCACTGAATTAACGGGTTGATATAAGAAATATTATATCATtttggagcccatataacttgatCTCATTTGAACAATTCGTACAGCTTCAAGCTCCAGTACGTCTTCGTGCAacatgtacccacaccagctaggtcagtggtgtatggtacaccagccacccACCAATCCATTTCCTATTTTTTTAAGATAGATCAAAACATACGCTGATGCATGACTATAagtctttttattttattgttcccGTCTAGATGGACATTGacaatgctttctttctttcttggttAACCAAGGGTGTGCAAAACCTGGATGGTCATGCTCATGAGACAGGCTACCTTTTGAATCAACGCTTAACAGATGGTCGGTTTCAATGCATGTGTGGCCATGACTAATGGTTGGACTACCGACTTGGGGACCCCGACGGGCTCATTTGGTGCTGAGTTGAGTTGTGACTCAACCAAGTTGGAGGTAtaaatcaacttgactcggctgaTCCTCGAATGACATGCCCTAAACCCTAAATTCTTATAAATTCTTATAAGTGACAATAGCGAAGTTCTTAGAAACGATGCTTACCAGCAGTAGTAGTTGGAGGTGATGGAGCGGCTGGTGTAACTGCAGCCGAAGATTCATAAAAGCGGTAGACCTCGAACCTCAAAATACAATTTGCACCAAGAACTCGCCCTCCTATCTTTCCATCACAGCACTTCGGAATCATAGAAATAGCATCTTGCAGGCATGCGTTGCAGTCGTCATTAGTTAAATCCTGGGTGCACTGCACACACCCATATATTGTCTGATTGATCGTAGAATTAGCTTCTCCAGTTGCAAACTTCCGAACCAAAGGATCGAACGCAGCCACAGAAGAAATATTCTTCATCAAACGGTTCAATGTCGATTTAAACTGTTGAGGGTCCGATGCATCCGCCACATTCCATAAAAACACATCTATAGAATTATATGTGGGATCGTATACAGATCTGAATCTACGGTCTGAGTAACGCAACGTACAGTAATCATACCATATGACTGCATCTGTCGTCATGCCGCACTTCTGTTTGATTTCTTGACTGGCCTGGTTGACGCAGGTGCTGCAGAGGTCAGTAGTGATGTCCCCTCTGCAGAGGTAGAGACCATAGGCGATTGCAGGATCGTCGCCCTTGTTGTCGTAGAAGTAGGTGTAGAAGCGAGCGTTGGAACTTAGAACGGAAAGTACCTCGTTGAGATTAGTTCCGAAGGGGCTGTTAGCAGTATAATTAGCTTTATTTGAACAGATTCGATTGATATATTGGGCATGAGAAAGGGTAGGGAAGAGTAGAAGAAGAAAGTAAGTTAGATGGAGGAGGAAATCCAACGGCTTCGATTGGAAGTTATGCATCTCTTATTTGTTGGTTTGtatggagagagaagagagtatgAAATCTGAGTGCAGGGAAACTTCGGTTTAAAAACGCATTTGGCATGGACGAGGAAGTGGATTGGATGGGGTACCACACATCACCaatgtggctggtgtgttgacgtcaccaatttctgtgAGTCCCGTCGTGAGGTGTACATGAGTGATTTGGAAACCGTTTAGCTCGTCGTaagtttgagcccaaaaataagataggtccaaaattaagtggaccacgtattaaaaagcagtggaggattgaacgcctgccattgaaacccttttgggggtcatggtaattttggatcaatatgatatttattttttctctacattcaggtatttgtgaccttatgaatacattggatggaaagtaaacattatggtgggcctcataaatgtTCTAACTATGAGAattattgtccccactgctaCTTGCGATGttgttcacttgagccttggaaattactcatttttggatCAAAATCTGAAaggatcttgcaaaatggatgaaaggtgtagatataataaatatatcattttggggccatgtaactttgatctcctttgaactgttcctACAACTCGGATCTCGACCATCAGCACCAGTCTTGGCACGACACCTACCCACACCAGGTAAGTTGCTGGtgtttggtacaccagccaatccgcttccatggagGACGTCTTGCCTATGTGTGTCCCCTCCCGTTCTTTCTGCATGTGATGTCAAACAGGACCCACATGAATAGACCATCgaattaatggtttattattattattattattattattattattattattattattattattattttaccaaAACCGCCCCATCCTATTAGGGCTGTCGACGGACAGGCTTGTGGTTGGTCTTGCCCAGGATTTTGAACTAGGCCCtattaaaaattctaattttgcAGGTTCAGCccgcccattgacacccctacatcCTAGAGTCTTTACATGTTTTTGCCGACCATTTAGCTAAGCATTCTTGATACTTCATGAAAAGAGGTATGATTCTAGTGTTTGCACGGCTCATCATGCTTATACATAAAGATTGGGTGCAGGTTTGATCCAAAATGAGATGTCCCTTTCTTGTTCCTAGAAGAAAACAGTGATAGAAATTTTTATTGCGAAGATTATCCAGGAAAAAGTCTACGAAATCAAAATTGGGCAGTATggccatgtaaatgggtaatgagaTTAATAATCTTGTAACAATGTGACATCCAGTCATGTATCTTCATGAACATTCATTCTCTCATAAAGCAATAATAACAGATGGTTAATAAAAGAGAAAGGTCAAAGAGATAAACGATCTTCAAATATTCCCTTAAATATATTCCTCCAAGCAGTAAGACAAGACTGCTGATCCCTTGATCCAGAAAGAAAGTAATTGTTGATCTTTTGAGATAATAATTGCCAATAATAATCTTACAGAAATGACACCTGGGTTGGAATTATCACCACAATTGAATTATTATTGCGATCTCCAAAAGgcattaaaaaattatatatattcccTAATCAGGCTATCGCCAAATATGTCTGGATTATTTGTAATTATTGGAAGGCTATCGCTAAATATTTCTAGAGTATCTCCAATTATTTACAGGTTATTGCAAATTATTTATGGACTATTGCCAATTATCTACGAGATTATCGAGTGCTAATTATTTTTGAACTATTGCCAATTATCTGCAAGATTACCGAGAGCCAATCATTTCTGGACTATTATCGATTATCTGTGTGATTATCGAGCACCGATTATTTCCGGGACCATTGCCGATTATCTGCAAGATTATCAAGTGCCAATTATTTTCGGACTATTGCCGATGATCTGCGAGATTATTGAGCGCCGGACTATTACTGATCAAGCACCAATTATTTCCGGACCATTGCCGATTATCTGTGAGATTATTGAGCTCAAATTATTTCTGAACCATTGCCAATCATTTCAAGACTATTACCGATTATATGAGAGAATATCACCGATTATTTTCAAATTTCTAAATATTATATACTCCAACAACTTGTAAGTATAAATTGTGAATATTCCAACAACTTACAAGTAtaaactgtgaatactccaacaacttacgagtATAAACAGTGAATACTCCAACAACTTATGAGTATAAATtgtgaatactccaacaactTACAAGTATAAACTGTGTATACTCCAACAACTTATGAGTATAAATTATGAATACTCCAACAACTTATAAGTATAATtaaactgtgaatactccaaatacttaagagcttaaaccaAGTTGTGTTTGCTCCAAATACTTGAGAGCTTAACTATGTTGTGTTCACTCCAAatacttaagagcttaaattaTGTTGTGTTTGCTCCAaatacttaagagcttaaactgtgttgtGTTCTCTTCAATTACTCAAGACCTTAAACTGTGTTGTGTTCACTCCAATTACTTAAGACTTTAAACTATGTTGTGTTCACTCCaattacttaagagcttaaactatgttgTGTTCGCTCCAATTACTTAAGAGCTTATCTTGTATCCCCTCTAACTACTTGCGAGCTTACAATGTATATGACACCCTAATTTTACTAACCAAACTCTAAGATAGAAAATTCAACGCAAAGCACGCTAACAAGCAAAGATTAGAATGACTGAATTACTCTCATATCATATACTTCAAGTTAGAGGGAAGTGTGCAATTGAAATATAGGTTAATATGAGTTGAAAATCATTTATAATTATATAGCGGGATATAGGCAGAATTTCTCATGGTCTATGTGCTTGAAATTATGTTGTAATTGTCAATACATTACAAATATTTCAGAATTGTAAATGCATTATAATTACTTTGGAATTGTCCATACATTATCATTATTTCAGACTTATAAATGCATTAAAATGACTTTGAAATTATCAATACATTGTGATTATTTTGAAATTATCAAATACATTAGATCAAAGAAATTTGAAGCTTTGAGACGCTAACATTGGTTAACTTTGCAGGAGAGACCATTGCTCAAGGTCTTGGAATATATAGGTCATGTCTGAGAGGGCATTCCTGATTAAAGAACATTTGGCAACTTAGGGACCACCATGGCAAGAGCAGCATTAAAAGATGATTCCCTAACCACAATGCTCAAAGTAAGAGTTGTTGTGCTATTGCAGGGACCATTGTGGCCGGAGCTGCATTAAAATACGGTTCTCTGACCATGATGCTCAATGTAGGAGCCGCTAGAGCCATCATAATGGCAAGTCCCAACGGACAATGAATTGCACAAACAGTCGCAATTGAGATTGTGGAAGATAAAATCGTGGATTCGTTCATCCAAACACGTTCTATGATTGGTATCTCCCCTATTAATTGCCAAGAAGACTGTCACGTCATGATCAAACTCCATGTTGCATGTCGTAGATCGAGTCATGTCCATAGAAAGTAATGTCGCCGCTATTACCTACGTCATCAACATGAAAAGTTTCATTTTCCTCAAAATCTAGCAAGGAAGAGGGGAATTATTAATCACGAAGATGTAAATTCTCCATAATTGAGTGCCCCTTCCTCAATAGGACCATTAGCTTGGCTAGTTGGTAGGCCACTGCCCTATTTCTGTTGATTTGGAGTCATAGCTGTGGCAGTTTGCTCTCTTGGCCTCCTCAACTCCCCTAAAAGAATACAATACATGATTCAGTCATCCAACGTGTTAGAAAGCTTTACTTGGCAGATAGGTTCCTTTAAAGAAGATTTTAGACACATTCAACTAAGGGCATGAGCATGATCCTTCTCCACTATGTAATCAATCCCCTGCTCAGGCTCGCAATTCCTCATCCTTGGCGGAATAATCCAGACTCGTTAGTTCACCTAGTGATGATAGCTTACTACAAAAAGACTAATATACCCACCACTGCACCCAACAATATTAAAAGGCTTGAATTGAATGGTGGTAACTCAGAAGTAAAAAAGAGAGGCCAAGGGATATAGATAGTATGACCCAATTCTATTGCGTGGACTTGATCATGTAAATGAATGATGAGAAAGAATTTGTGTGAACAAAGGATCGATCCCCCATTTGACTTCATAAAAATCTTATTAGGATTGAGGGGGCATTTGTTGGAGAACAAAAAAATGCATAAGTCAAGATATAGTAACCCTGTTGCACAGCCGCATAACACAAAGAATGTGGCCAGGACGTTGTTTTGGAGGCAGATTGTCGAGGTCAGTCGAACACTCTATTGTGCGGGCACACTATTGTGCGATTTTGGCAGCTCACACATGCGgagacctataaataccccattccctCCTCATTTGGATTATCAGAGAAGATCAAGAAGATATCAGGAGCTTAGAGAGTCCAAAATTGTAATTTTGAGGTATCTCGCAGGAAGTAGCCCAGGAGAAGAAGATCCAAGCCTGCAGCAGCACGACTTGTTGCGTGCCCACACAATAGGGCCTGTGTTGCCCGCTCGTGCAACATGGGGGCTCCAATAACCCATATGTCATGTGCTCTTGTAGTTCTTTCGCGATTCGATCTCCTATACATATATTCTTCGAATATTTGTGCGAAGTGAGGGTTTCAACCCACACAACTTCTCTGCCATTGAACCAGGCGTTATACATGCcgaaatgttgtcaaaatcataatTAGATTGTTTCTCTATTACATTGATTAAATGTACTttgtcttagaatcaagggaaaaatGATGGATGTAATCAAATTCAAGAATTAATAAGATAAGTAATGATGTTTGTTCTTCAATTTTCCCTTGTTATTATTGAACATAGATATCCCAATCTCTAATTCTTGTTTCTTTGTCGAAACATGCATCATGTGGTGCCTACATTTGATGTAAACCATCCACCATCACTACCAAAgaaaggggcaaaggatacaaACCACATTAGTTTTTttactacggatataaaccttagctatagttgctacgtttttaatccgtagctaaaaagttgacacAGTATGAAAaattaatggtgttgtaaggggctctatagggcctaaaaaaataTGTTCTTTCTAAGTTGTCCATATATTTAGAAATATTACTTTAGtgtatgaaataaaaaatcagctacatcgaaggctcaagtggaccacacggtaggaaacatggatattaaatcacatttgtttcttatggtgtggtccacttaggccttcAATCTATCTTAAATTtgggatcatgaactaaaataatttaatataattattgatctgaatggataaaccaaatacatcatggtgggccccacagagcccctatcaggaccgtccattatTTGTCTGTGAGATGacacccaaatttgggcgcgcacTCAAAACAGAGCCACGCCCAAAAAGGGTTATTtccctctctcttactctctatTCCCTAAAATATCCATTCCCTAATCTCTTCTTTCCCTagtcctctctctccttcctgatctctgctccatctcgcTCATTctcctctatctctctccattgcagcagctATGAAGCTCCTACCTGAAGAAACACACGTcgtgaagctcctctccataggtttgatataTTCTTCTCTTTATctgtctttcagatttgatacattgtaactgtttgatgaaatggcctgctatctgtttgttgaaatggctggatgaaatggcatgctatatgTCCCTGGAGAGGTGAGCCACACCGACGCTCTTAAGATGATGAAGAAAAAATGGGATTATGCTTTTGTTGGGTTGAGTCGAAAGGCTTGATCATGGCTCATACAAGGGCGTGGTTCAGGCGGCAACAAGCTTGCCTTGGCCAAGTCATGGTCAAGTCATCTAGTCTTGGAAAACTTGAAAATGGAGGAGCGGGAGCGCCCTTGGGAGACCGTTTGCCTCAGAAAACTCTCCCATCGCAAGCCACCCTTCACCATTTTCGTGGCTAATCTGACTTTTGACACCTCTGAAGAAGACCTCCTCCAGATATTCAGAAAATATGGGAAGCTTGTAGGAGTCTACGTCCCTAGGGATCTGATCCGTCGAAGATCTCGAGGATTTGCATTCATAGCCTTCTGTTATAAGCAGGAGGCTCTCAATGCCGCGCAATGCCTCAATGGAAGGAGAATCAATGGGCACATCGTCTCCTTAGCTTGGGCATGAAACCTGAGGAACCTTGTTAGCTCGGTGTGGAATGGGGCACCCACTAAGAAGCCTACATCAGCTCCCCGGAAATCGTTTGTAGAGGCCATCTCACATCAGCCTTCCCCAGGTAAACCCCCACCTAGGAGAACAAACCCCTCTCCCCTGTGATTTGCTGGGAGCCCTTTCTTTATCGAAGTCGACCTGAGTGAGGTTGCGAAGAAGACAAATGCCCTGTCCTTGGCCCTCATTGCTTATTGCGAGGAAGAAGTCTCCATTCTGCACCTCATCGACACATACCGAAAATCGAGGTTCGTGGCATCCCTTGTAGATTTCACTAGGGTGGCATCGAAGAATTTCCTTCTTAAATTCCAGTCTCGCCAGGAGACGCCTTTGTTTGCAGTG
Proteins encoded in this window:
- the LOC131220194 gene encoding cysteine-rich receptor-like protein kinase 25, whose amino-acid sequence is MHNFQSKPLDFLLHLTYFLLLLFPTLSHAQYINRICSNKANYTANSPFGTNLNEVLSVLSSNARFYTYFYDNKGDDPAIAYGLYLCRGDITTDLCSTCVNQASQEIKQKCGMTTDAVIWYDYCTLRYSDRRFRSVYDPTYNSIDVFLWNVADASDPQQFKSTLNRLMKNISSVAAFDPLVRKFATGEANSTINQTIYGCVQCTQDLTNDDCNACLQDAISMIPKCCDGKIGGRVLGANCILRFEVYRFYESSAAVTPAAPSPPTTTAGKHRF
- the LOC131220195 gene encoding serine/arginine-rich splicing factor SC35-like: MEERERPWETVCLRKLSHRKPPFTIFVANLTFDTSEEDLLQIFRKYGKLVGVYVPRDLIRRRSRGFAFIAFCYKQEALNAAQCLNGRRINGHIVSLAWA